One Novosphingobium sp. G106 DNA segment encodes these proteins:
- a CDS encoding CHRD domain-containing protein has translation MRQPIAMIALAGALATAPAAAQSPVAPASDIPAAVFNATLTGASEVPPADADGTGTFTAKLNAAHNQLCYELKADKIDTATAAHVHSGAVGVSGPPVVMLDPPINGVAVKCAAVTMDLAMKLMDNPTGYYVNVHNAAFPNGAIRGQLHKAP, from the coding sequence ATGAGACAGCCTATCGCGATGATCGCCCTTGCCGGCGCGCTGGCCACCGCACCCGCGGCGGCCCAAAGCCCGGTCGCACCCGCCAGCGACATTCCCGCGGCGGTGTTCAACGCCACGCTTACCGGCGCTTCCGAAGTCCCGCCCGCCGACGCCGACGGCACCGGCACTTTCACCGCCAAGCTCAATGCCGCGCACAACCAGCTCTGCTACGAGCTCAAGGCCGACAAGATCGACACCGCCACCGCCGCGCACGTCCATTCGGGCGCGGTCGGGGTCAGCGGCCCGCCGGTGGTCATGCTCGACCCGCCCATCAACGGCGTCGCGGTCAAATGCGCCGCGGTGACGATGGACCTCGCGATGAAGCTGATGGACAACCCAACCGGCTACTACGTCAACGTCCACAACGCCGCTTTCCCGAACGGCGCGATCCGCGGTCAGCTCCACAAGGCGCCCTGA
- a CDS encoding NACHT domain-containing NTPase — translation MDEPTADQNDVVRSYKVNCPKEIISFSTLFSRLFDGRHYIRLRGDHFFGSIRNPADDNDYNVPPSSYIQTALNNVLTGENKTALKLSEQTIGGQRFIIYGDYGSGKSMTLRDIYSRCRDRFSENKTIQCPIYLNLRKHIAQLNPDEALFRHAQLIGFEDPNRLISAWRAGFVTLFLDGFDELTPPQFGVSISNLKHARRLAVELVKKFFEQTPGNASIFLAGRENYFDSRDESRQAIGYSTKDTVLELAGFNDEQIAKYLKLKSNMLPNWLPTRPLLLGYLANSGLLKDSEELAALNPTSGWDHLLNSICEREVKQIWGAGAEALELRLFIEGLSTKARQSAEGSKGLQESDIKAVFRAVFGRDADEPANLLAGRLPGLGAVPGRVGAREFIDIDFADAAGSGDLKRFIESPFVEHAGLEDIKRSLQPLGLSLTSEKIADAESKLSIALSQASKNPKLSITASDIIAIITEKGSAYKGDPIIISDANFDSITVDANINFSSLTFKSCVFSRVEMGRDSSKLEEENYPTFLDCVIDTLEGVVSRQDLPSDVLRGDTTVERYAAFAGTNNAILESTLPPAVKVLLTVLRKLFLQRGSGRQYSALNRGLPASASKYVEDIVSLIKSHNFAEEIHLDRRKIIIPNRGRSSTALSIINGPNTSTDALLIAARSL, via the coding sequence TTGGACGAACCAACAGCCGATCAAAACGACGTAGTTCGATCATATAAAGTAAATTGCCCAAAAGAGATTATTTCGTTTTCAACGCTGTTCTCCCGACTTTTTGACGGCAGGCATTATATCAGATTGCGGGGAGATCATTTTTTTGGAAGCATTAGAAATCCAGCCGATGACAATGACTATAATGTTCCACCTTCATCCTATATACAAACAGCCCTTAATAACGTCCTAACAGGCGAAAACAAAACAGCCCTTAAACTTTCCGAGCAGACGATCGGCGGTCAACGATTTATAATTTATGGTGATTATGGATCTGGAAAAAGCATGACCTTGAGAGATATTTACTCAAGGTGTCGCGATAGATTTTCGGAAAACAAAACAATACAATGTCCGATATATCTAAATCTTCGAAAACACATAGCTCAACTTAATCCTGATGAGGCGCTATTCCGTCACGCTCAACTAATTGGATTTGAAGATCCAAACCGACTGATTTCCGCATGGAGAGCGGGCTTTGTAACACTTTTTCTCGACGGATTCGATGAGCTAACCCCTCCGCAATTTGGCGTTTCCATTTCAAATCTCAAGCATGCCCGTCGATTAGCCGTCGAGTTAGTGAAAAAGTTTTTTGAGCAGACCCCAGGAAATGCATCCATATTTCTCGCAGGTCGCGAGAACTATTTTGACAGTAGAGATGAATCTAGACAGGCCATAGGCTACAGTACGAAAGACACTGTTCTAGAACTTGCCGGATTTAATGATGAGCAAATTGCAAAATACCTCAAACTCAAATCAAATATGCTGCCCAATTGGCTACCGACCCGCCCGCTCCTGCTTGGATACCTAGCTAATAGCGGCCTATTGAAAGATAGCGAAGAATTAGCTGCGCTCAATCCTACCTCTGGCTGGGACCACCTTTTAAATAGTATTTGCGAGCGCGAAGTTAAGCAAATTTGGGGCGCTGGCGCAGAGGCTTTGGAATTGCGCCTATTCATTGAAGGCCTATCTACAAAAGCAAGGCAAAGCGCAGAGGGTAGCAAAGGATTACAGGAGAGCGATATTAAAGCGGTATTTCGGGCCGTCTTTGGACGAGATGCTGACGAACCCGCCAACCTACTTGCTGGACGACTTCCGGGACTGGGGGCGGTACCAGGACGCGTCGGAGCACGCGAATTCATCGATATAGATTTTGCTGACGCAGCGGGAAGCGGTGACTTGAAGCGCTTTATCGAGTCACCATTCGTTGAGCACGCCGGCCTAGAAGATATAAAACGAAGCCTCCAGCCACTGGGTCTTTCTTTAACCTCAGAAAAAATCGCTGATGCGGAAAGCAAGTTATCTATCGCCCTTTCTCAGGCGAGCAAAAACCCCAAACTATCAATTACTGCATCGGACATTATCGCAATAATTACCGAAAAAGGAAGCGCCTATAAAGGTGATCCCATTATAATATCCGATGCAAATTTTGATTCTATAACCGTGGATGCAAATATAAACTTTTCATCTTTAACATTTAAATCATGTGTTTTTTCGCGAGTCGAAATGGGTCGAGACAGCTCCAAACTTGAAGAGGAGAACTACCCGACATTTCTGGATTGCGTAATCGATACGTTAGAGGGGGTTGTTTCCAGGCAAGATCTCCCAAGTGATGTGTTACGCGGAGACACAACGGTTGAAAGATACGCGGCATTTGCTGGAACTAACAACGCCATTCTAGAATCGACATTACCGCCCGCTGTCAAAGTACTCCTTACAGTACTTAGAAAACTGTTCCTACAAAGAGGATCCGGAAGACAGTACAGCGCGCTCAACCGGGGACTTCCAGCGTCAGCCTCTAAGTATGTCGAAGACATTGTTTCATTGATAAAATCTCATAATTTTGCTGAAGAAATTCATTTAGACAGACGCAAAATCATCATACCAAATCGAGGGCGGAGCAGCACGGCCTTGTCTATCATAAATGGTCCGAACACATCGACAGATGCTCTATTAATCGCAGCACGTAGTCTGTAG
- a CDS encoding transferrin-binding protein-like solute binding protein has translation MTGDRTLQSAGVRFVSTGATMGVAAAFGGSQTLGTGVTFAYKASTDSYELTAPDKSTVTFIPADRLPEESNVQEWDKRNGAVRDSLVLTTPTINGVAMSYTLIGWWGHFDGSQTVNRIAVLGAPTLTGDMPRTGTATYSAIVGGSGSRASVIYALDPSSATFSADFASNAVTTVLTMAGTPIAGGSTVTSFGTYGGTGTISGVGFSGSFTGTGVNASGFSGAFFGPQALEMAYGWYIHATDFNGGGYSSWCEAVGTSRRP, from the coding sequence ATGACCGGAGACCGCACCTTGCAGAGCGCGGGCGTACGCTTCGTTTCTACGGGGGCCACCATGGGTGTTGCCGCCGCATTCGGCGGGTCGCAAACTCTCGGCACAGGCGTGACATTTGCCTACAAGGCATCGACCGATTCCTACGAACTGACCGCGCCCGACAAGTCCACGGTCACGTTCATTCCGGCCGATCGCCTGCCGGAGGAATCCAACGTCCAGGAATGGGACAAGCGGAATGGCGCGGTTCGTGACAGCTTGGTCCTAACCACACCGACGATCAACGGCGTTGCCATGAGCTATACGCTGATCGGCTGGTGGGGCCATTTCGACGGTAGTCAGACCGTCAATCGTATTGCCGTTCTCGGCGCGCCGACGCTCACCGGTGACATGCCGCGCACTGGGACGGCAACCTATTCCGCGATAGTCGGCGGCAGTGGCTCCCGTGCGAGCGTGATCTACGCCCTCGATCCCAGCAGCGCTACGTTTTCAGCCGATTTCGCTAGCAACGCGGTGACAACGGTTTTGACGATGGCAGGAACGCCGATCGCCGGCGGAAGCACGGTCACGTCGTTTGGAACCTACGGCGGAACCGGAACGATCAGTGGGGTGGGCTTCTCAGGAAGTTTCACCGGCACCGGGGTGAATGCGTCCGGGTTTTCCGGCGCGTTCTTCGGGCCGCAAGCCCTGGAAATGGCCTACGGCTGGTACATTCACGCCACGGATTTCAACGGAGGGGGGTATAGTAGCTGGTGTGAAGCAGTAGGGACCAGCCGCAGACCCTAG
- a CDS encoding FG-GAP-like repeat-containing protein, translating into MRGDNRLTGAGGNDTLTGGGGNDVFTDTAAGLSGDTITDFSFGDRIRVSNANITGFNFSLTGSTLNYTGGSLTLQNLPTGFHLTAFASAAGGVELTLAQDGSNATAGWGVEQPDGAIKGLATGAANDTVFAPNGHTLYVSRGGTLTAYDAVSGATTGSWVLGTKLGGMDISADGHYLVATEMAVGPANGSVVETYVYRLNLTTGTSTTYTTTGDSYFFDASFLPNGKVLLTQNYPGSGWEPVTTLDFAAGTFTRGAQIFAQNGTLTATPNKSEILHLPSNISDAPLFIHDASGAVIASHQNYADNVMGYNFGVQAISPSGSLVVQGVGLNVYDGSLHYITSLYDRYFLNSAVTGLAFSPDGSKLYVLDSTSQEVFALNTSDWSPAGGYPVGAAVSSTGQSFGDALVVSSDGRYLSVSGAAGVQIIDLSLAVSNGGTNANDTLVGDSANNTIYGFDGDDTINGKAGDDTMIGGRGNDTYIVDSTSDVIVERPNEGIDNVLVTVDGYFLPAAVENMILGGNVVSGYGNELANVLTGNALANLLFGSDGNDVLTGKDGNDDLIGGNGNDVFEDTAAGLNGDTIEDLLVGDKIHITDASLAGFAFALSGSTLTYTGGSLTLQAALPDHYHLVASAAGGGGVDLTLAADLPSYTNNGLSGDFNGDGRDDLVWRHDNGAFTDWLGQKSGGFVSNDANAFANLPTSWHVAGAGDFNGDGRDDLVWRNDNGSFTSWLGQPNGGFVSNDANAWNNVPTSWHVAGTGDFNGDGRDDLVWRNDNGSFTSWLGQPNGGFVSNDANAWNNVPTSWHVAGTGDFNGDGRDDLIWRNDNGSFTEWLGQKSGGFTSNDANAWNTVPTAWHVVGTGDFNGDGRDDIVWRNDNGAFTEWLGQSSGGFASNDANAWAVLPASWKVAGTGDYNGDGRTDITWRNDNGASTDWLALPTGGFVSNDANAWNVLPNEWKVQIADTTFA; encoded by the coding sequence ATGCGGGGGGATAATCGCCTCACCGGTGCCGGCGGCAACGACACGCTGACGGGCGGCGGCGGCAACGACGTCTTCACGGATACCGCAGCCGGGCTGAGCGGCGACACGATCACCGACTTCTCCTTCGGCGACCGGATTCGCGTCAGCAATGCCAACATCACCGGCTTCAACTTTTCGCTGACGGGTTCGACGCTTAACTATACGGGCGGTTCGCTCACCCTGCAGAATCTGCCGACCGGCTTTCATCTGACCGCCTTTGCGAGCGCGGCCGGCGGTGTCGAACTGACACTTGCCCAGGACGGATCGAATGCAACTGCCGGATGGGGTGTGGAGCAACCCGACGGTGCCATAAAGGGCTTGGCCACGGGAGCCGCGAACGACACGGTCTTCGCTCCGAACGGACATACGCTCTACGTGTCGCGTGGCGGAACGCTGACGGCCTACGACGCCGTCAGCGGGGCGACGACTGGCAGTTGGGTTCTTGGCACGAAGCTCGGCGGAATGGATATATCAGCGGACGGTCACTATCTGGTGGCCACCGAAATGGCGGTCGGGCCGGCGAACGGCTCGGTCGTGGAAACCTACGTCTATCGGCTCAATCTGACCACGGGAACGAGCACCACATACACCACTACTGGTGACAGCTATTTCTTCGACGCCTCGTTCCTGCCGAATGGAAAAGTTCTCCTCACACAGAACTACCCGGGCTCCGGTTGGGAACCGGTTACGACGCTCGATTTTGCGGCAGGCACCTTCACCCGCGGCGCACAAATCTTCGCCCAGAACGGAACGCTGACGGCGACGCCCAACAAGTCCGAAATCCTGCACCTGCCCTCGAACATCTCCGACGCACCGCTTTTCATCCATGACGCGTCAGGCGCCGTTATTGCCTCGCACCAGAACTACGCCGACAATGTCATGGGATACAACTTCGGCGTGCAGGCAATTTCGCCGTCGGGCAGTCTCGTGGTCCAGGGTGTAGGGCTCAACGTCTACGACGGCAGCCTTCACTACATCACCAGCCTTTACGATCGATATTTCCTCAACAGCGCCGTCACCGGCCTCGCCTTCAGCCCGGACGGCAGCAAGCTTTATGTTCTCGATTCCACCTCGCAGGAGGTCTTTGCGCTCAATACCTCGGACTGGTCGCCTGCGGGCGGCTATCCGGTAGGCGCCGCAGTCTCCAGCACTGGCCAGAGCTTCGGCGATGCGCTGGTCGTGAGCAGCGACGGTCGCTACCTGTCGGTCTCGGGTGCGGCGGGCGTCCAGATCATCGACCTGTCGCTCGCGGTCAGCAATGGCGGGACCAACGCCAACGATACGCTGGTGGGCGACAGCGCCAACAACACTATCTACGGCTTCGACGGCGATGATACGATCAACGGCAAGGCCGGCGACGACACAATGATCGGCGGCCGCGGAAACGATACTTACATCGTCGATTCCACCAGCGATGTGATCGTCGAGCGGCCGAACGAAGGCATCGACAATGTCCTGGTGACCGTCGATGGTTATTTCCTGCCTGCCGCGGTCGAGAACATGATCCTGGGCGGAAACGTCGTTTCGGGCTATGGTAACGAACTGGCCAACGTGCTGACGGGCAATGCACTGGCGAACCTGCTTTTCGGCAGCGACGGCAACGACGTACTGACCGGGAAAGACGGCAACGACGACCTCATCGGCGGCAATGGCAACGACGTGTTCGAGGATACCGCGGCGGGCCTAAACGGCGATACGATCGAGGATCTTCTGGTCGGCGACAAGATCCACATCACCGACGCCAGCCTTGCCGGCTTCGCTTTTGCGCTCTCCGGATCCACGCTGACATACACCGGCGGCTCGCTGACGCTGCAGGCGGCGCTTCCAGACCACTACCACCTGGTAGCCAGCGCCGCGGGCGGCGGCGGGGTGGACCTTACTCTCGCGGCCGATCTGCCGTCGTACACCAACAACGGCCTCTCGGGCGACTTCAACGGCGACGGCCGCGACGATCTGGTCTGGCGCCATGACAACGGTGCCTTTACCGACTGGCTCGGCCAGAAGAGCGGCGGCTTCGTCAGTAATGACGCCAATGCCTTCGCCAATCTGCCGACGAGTTGGCACGTCGCCGGGGCTGGCGACTTCAACGGCGACGGGCGCGACGATCTCGTCTGGCGCAACGACAACGGCAGCTTCACCAGCTGGCTCGGTCAACCGAACGGCGGCTTCGTAAGCAACGACGCCAACGCCTGGAACAACGTCCCGACAAGTTGGCATGTCGCCGGCACCGGCGATTTCAACGGCGACGGCCGCGACGATCTCGTCTGGCGCAACGACAACGGCAGCTTCACCAGCTGGCTCGGTCAACCGAACGGCGGTTTCGTCAGCAACGACGCCAACGCCTGGAACAATGTCCCGACAAGTTGGCATGTCGCCGGCACCGGCGATTTCAACGGCGACGGCCGCGACGATCTCATCTGGCGCAACGACAATGGTTCTTTCACCGAGTGGCTCGGCCAGAAAAGCGGCGGCTTCACCAGCAACGACGCCAACGCGTGGAATACCGTGCCAACGGCATGGCACGTCGTAGGGACCGGCGATTTCAACGGCGACGGCCGCGACGACATCGTCTGGCGCAACGACAACGGCGCTTTCACCGAATGGCTCGGGCAGTCCTCGGGTGGCTTCGCGAGCAACGATGCCAATGCCTGGGCCGTCCTTCCGGCGAGCTGGAAGGTGGCCGGGACCGGCGACTACAACGGCGACGGCCGCACCGACATCACCTGGCGCAACGACAACGGCGCCTCTACCGACTGGCTCGCCCTCCCCACCGGCGGCTTCGTCAGTAACGACGCCAATGCCTGGAATGTCCTGCCCAACGAATGGAAGGTCCAGATCGCGGATACCACTTTCGCCTGA
- a CDS encoding calcium-binding protein, whose product MVFSPDGSKLYVSSGGTVTAYSVASGAVTATWAVGTQLGGMDVSTDGHYLVATELTYGPTVSSTDNPWGTARDVSVYRLDLTTGVTTTFTTKAEGYDANFFDASFTSTGKVLLTQNFLGSGWMPLTTLDFTTGTFTRDTSSFAQDGTLTATANKSEILHLPSNISDAPLFIHDASGAVIASHQGYADNVSGYNGGVQAISSSGNLIVQGVGLNVYDGSLHYIRSLQRFYPEFTNVTGLAFSPDDSKLYLLDANAREVFVLNTADWSVAGGYSVGSEVNQAGQSFGDSLRVSSNGRYLSVTGPTNVQIIDLSLAVSDAGTSANDTLTGDSANNNIYGFDGNDTINGGAGNDVMTGGRGNDSYVVDSLGDQVVERAGEGTDTVTTSVDSYSLPSEVENLTLTGSAITGYGNAGDNLLTGNSTANQLFGYGGNDKMIGGNGDDTYYVESSGDVVVELPGEGNDLVVTTVSYTLAANVERLTLAAGSASLAGTGNVLANVIIGNAGG is encoded by the coding sequence GTGGTCTTCTCCCCGGACGGCAGCAAGCTTTACGTATCCAGCGGTGGGACGGTCACTGCCTACAGCGTGGCCAGCGGTGCCGTGACGGCGACATGGGCCGTCGGCACACAACTCGGCGGCATGGACGTGTCGACCGACGGCCATTACCTCGTCGCGACCGAACTTACCTATGGCCCTACGGTTTCCAGCACCGACAATCCTTGGGGAACCGCGCGCGACGTTTCGGTCTATCGGCTGGACCTGACGACGGGCGTGACCACGACCTTCACTACCAAGGCCGAGGGCTACGACGCCAACTTCTTCGATGCTTCGTTCACTTCGACGGGCAAAGTCCTGCTGACCCAGAATTTCCTGGGCTCGGGCTGGATGCCCCTGACGACGCTGGATTTCACTACCGGCACCTTCACCCGCGACACGTCGAGCTTCGCCCAGGATGGGACGCTGACTGCAACGGCCAACAAGTCCGAGATACTCCACCTGCCCTCGAACATTTCCGATGCGCCACTGTTCATTCATGACGCATCAGGCGCCGTCATCGCCTCGCACCAGGGCTACGCCGACAATGTCTCCGGCTACAACGGCGGCGTTCAGGCGATTTCTTCGTCGGGCAACCTGATTGTCCAGGGCGTCGGGCTCAATGTCTACGACGGTAGCCTGCACTACATCCGTAGCCTCCAGAGGTTCTATCCCGAATTCACCAATGTCACCGGGCTTGCTTTCAGCCCGGACGACAGCAAGCTCTACCTGCTGGATGCCAACGCACGAGAGGTCTTCGTACTCAACACTGCCGATTGGTCGGTTGCGGGCGGCTATTCGGTGGGCAGCGAAGTCAATCAAGCCGGCCAGAGCTTCGGGGATAGTCTGCGCGTAAGCAGCAACGGCCGTTATCTGTCGGTCACCGGTCCGACAAACGTCCAGATCATCGATCTATCGCTCGCCGTTAGCGACGCTGGAACCAGCGCCAACGACACCCTCACCGGCGACAGCGCGAACAACAATATCTACGGGTTCGACGGCAACGACACGATCAATGGCGGAGCCGGTAACGACGTCATGACCGGCGGCCGAGGAAACGACAGCTATGTCGTCGACTCTCTGGGAGATCAGGTCGTCGAGCGTGCCGGCGAAGGCACCGATACCGTCACGACCAGCGTTGACTCCTACAGCCTGCCCTCGGAGGTCGAGAACCTGACGCTGACCGGAAGCGCCATAACTGGCTACGGCAATGCAGGTGACAATCTACTGACCGGCAATAGCACGGCGAACCAGTTGTTCGGTTACGGCGGCAACGACAAGATGATCGGCGGAAACGGCGACGATACCTACTATGTCGAAAGCAGCGGCGATGTCGTGGTCGAGCTCCCGGGCGAAGGTAACGATCTCGTCGTCACCACGGTCAGCTACACCCTGGCGGCGAATGTAGAGCGGCTGACCTTGGCGGCCGGATCGGCTTCCCTGGCCGGTACGGGCAATGTGCTGGCCAACGTCATCATCGGTAATGCGGGGGGATAA
- the uvrA gene encoding excinuclease ABC subunit UvrA: MSLTHITVRGAREHNLKGIDVALPREKLIVITGLSGSGKSSLAFDTIYAEGQRRYVESLSAYARQFLEMMQKPDVEHIDGLSPAISIEQKTTSRNPRSTVATVTEIYDYMRLLWARVGIPYSPATGLPIQAQTVSQMVDRVMALPEGTRLYLLAPVVRQRKGEYRKELAEWQKAGYTRVRIDGEMYEIEAAPALDKKYKHDIEVVVDRLAVREGIETRLADSFEQALKLAEGLAYVDLAEGVVPGREEEQAGGANVTGGAMKGTGLPPNRIVFSEKFACPVSGFTLESIEPRLFSFNAPMGACPACDGLGEKLLFDPQMVVPNEALTLKQGAIVPWAKSNPPSPYYMQVLASLAKAYGFDLTTPWQDLPGEVKLIILHGTGGKKIPLTFIDGKKSYTVDKAFEGVIGNLNRRLLQTESAWMREELSKYQTAQPCETCHGARLKPEALSVKIAGEDISMSTRRSVADAYAWFSTLAEKLNPTQKQIAHAILKEINERLGFLNNVGLDYLNLDRTSGTLSGGESQRIRLASQIGSGLSGVLYVLDEPSIGLHQRDNDRLLETLKRLRDLGNTVIVVEHDEDAIRHADHVVDLGPGAGVHGGEIVAQGTLQDILSNPNSLTGQYLTGARAIEIPAKRRKGNKKKITVEGARANNLRNVTASIPLGTFCCITGVSGSGKSSFTIDTLYAGAARTLNGARVIAGPHDRITGLENCDKVIEIDQSPIGRTPRSNPATYTGAFTQIRDWFAGLPESQARGYKPGRFSFNVKGGRCEMCQGDGLIKIEMHFLPDVYVTCEECGGKRYNRETLEVKFKGHSIADVLDMTVEDAEEFFKAVPPIREKMHMLNEVGLGYVKVGQQATTLSGGEAQRVKLAKELSRRSTGQTLYILDEPTTGLHFEDVRKLLEVLQRLVDQGNSVVVIEHNLDVIKVADWIIDLGPEGGVRGGEIVAEGTPEQVAANPRSFTGHYLAPLLERGRVAAE; the protein is encoded by the coding sequence ATGTCGCTGACTCACATTACCGTGCGCGGTGCGCGCGAGCACAATCTCAAGGGCATCGACGTGGCGCTGCCGCGCGAGAAGCTGATCGTCATCACCGGGCTGTCGGGCTCGGGGAAGTCGAGCCTGGCTTTCGACACGATCTATGCCGAGGGGCAGCGGCGCTATGTCGAGAGCCTGAGCGCCTATGCGCGCCAGTTCCTCGAGATGATGCAGAAGCCCGATGTCGAGCATATCGACGGCCTCTCGCCCGCGATCTCGATCGAGCAGAAGACCACGAGCCGCAACCCGCGCTCGACCGTGGCGACGGTGACCGAGATCTACGACTACATGCGCCTGCTCTGGGCGCGCGTCGGCATTCCCTATTCGCCGGCCACGGGCCTGCCGATCCAGGCGCAGACCGTGAGCCAGATGGTCGATCGGGTCATGGCGCTGCCCGAAGGTACGCGGCTCTACCTGCTCGCGCCCGTCGTGCGCCAGCGCAAGGGCGAGTACCGCAAGGAATTGGCCGAGTGGCAGAAGGCCGGCTACACGCGCGTGCGCATCGACGGCGAGATGTACGAGATCGAGGCCGCACCGGCGCTCGACAAGAAGTACAAACACGACATCGAGGTCGTGGTGGATCGCCTCGCCGTGCGCGAGGGCATCGAGACGCGTCTGGCGGACTCATTCGAGCAGGCGCTGAAGCTGGCCGAGGGGCTGGCCTATGTCGATCTCGCCGAGGGCGTCGTGCCGGGGCGCGAGGAAGAGCAGGCCGGCGGTGCCAACGTCACGGGCGGGGCGATGAAAGGCACCGGCCTACCGCCCAACCGCATCGTCTTCAGCGAAAAGTTCGCCTGCCCGGTCTCGGGTTTCACGCTGGAATCGATCGAGCCGCGGCTGTTCTCGTTCAACGCGCCGATGGGCGCCTGCCCGGCCTGCGACGGGCTCGGCGAGAAGCTGCTGTTCGATCCGCAGATGGTCGTGCCGAACGAGGCGCTGACGCTCAAGCAGGGCGCGATCGTGCCCTGGGCCAAGTCGAACCCGCCGAGCCCCTATTACATGCAGGTGCTCGCCAGCCTGGCCAAGGCCTATGGCTTCGACCTGACCACGCCCTGGCAGGACCTGCCGGGCGAGGTGAAGCTGATCATCCTCCACGGCACCGGCGGCAAGAAGATCCCGCTGACTTTCATCGACGGCAAGAAGAGCTACACGGTCGACAAGGCCTTCGAAGGCGTCATCGGCAATCTCAACCGCCGCCTGCTCCAGACCGAGAGCGCCTGGATGCGCGAGGAGCTGTCGAAGTACCAGACCGCGCAGCCCTGCGAGACATGCCACGGCGCGCGGCTCAAGCCCGAGGCGCTGTCGGTCAAGATCGCCGGCGAGGACATCTCGATGTCGACGCGGCGCTCGGTCGCCGATGCCTATGCCTGGTTCTCGACGCTCGCGGAAAAGCTGAACCCGACGCAGAAGCAGATCGCTCATGCCATTCTCAAGGAAATCAACGAACGCCTTGGTTTTCTTAACAATGTCGGGCTCGACTACCTGAACCTCGACCGCACTTCAGGTACGCTCTCGGGCGGCGAGAGCCAGCGTATCCGGCTGGCCAGCCAGATCGGTTCGGGCCTGTCGGGCGTGCTCTACGTGCTCGACGAACCCTCGATCGGCCTCCACCAGCGCGACAACGACCGGCTGCTCGAAACCCTGAAGCGCCTGCGCGATCTCGGCAACACGGTGATCGTCGTCGAGCATGACGAGGACGCGATCCGCCATGCCGACCACGTGGTCGACCTTGGCCCCGGTGCGGGCGTCCACGGTGGCGAGATCGTCGCCCAGGGCACGCTGCAGGATATCCTGTCGAACCCGAACAGCCTGACCGGCCAGTACCTGACCGGCGCGCGGGCGATCGAGATCCCGGCCAAGCGGCGCAAGGGCAACAAGAAGAAGATCACGGTCGAGGGCGCGCGGGCGAACAACCTGCGCAACGTCACTGCGAGCATCCCGCTCGGCACCTTCTGCTGCATCACCGGCGTCTCGGGCTCGGGCAAGTCGAGCTTCACGATCGACACGCTCTATGCCGGCGCCGCGCGCACGCTCAACGGCGCGCGCGTGATCGCGGGCCCGCACGACCGCATCACCGGGCTCGAGAACTGCGACAAGGTGATCGAGATCGACCAGTCGCCGATCGGCCGCACCCCGCGCTCGAACCCCGCGACTTACACGGGCGCCTTCACCCAGATCCGCGACTGGTTCGCCGGCCTGCCCGAAAGCCAGGCGCGCGGCTACAAGCCGGGGCGGTTCAGCTTCAACGTCAAGGGTGGCCGCTGCGAGATGTGCCAGGGCGATGGGCTGATCAAGATCGAGATGCACTTCCTGCCCGACGTCTACGTCACCTGCGAGGAATGCGGCGGCAAGCGCTACAACCGCGAGACCCTGGAAGTGAAGTTCAAGGGCCACTCGATCGCCGACGTGCTCGACATGACGGTCGAGGATGCCGAGGAGTTCTTCAAGGCCGTCCCGCCGATCCGCGAGAAGATGCACATGCTCAACGAGGTCGGCCTGGGCTACGTCAAGGTCGGCCAGCAGGCGACGACCTTGTCGGGGGGCGAGGCGCAGCGGGTCAAGCTGGCCAAGGAGCTCAGCCGGCGCTCGACCGGGCAGACGCTCTACATCCTCGACGAGCCGACTACCGGCCTGCACTTCGAGGACGTGCGCAAGCTGCTCGAAGTGCTGCAGCGGCTGGTCGACCAGGGCAATTCGGTCGTGGTGATCGAGCACAACCTCGACGTCATCAAGGTCGCCGACTGGATCATCGACCTCGGCCCCGAAGGCGGCGTGCGCGGCGGCGAGATCGTCGCCGAGGGCACGCCCGAGCAGGTCGCCGCCAACCCGCGCAGCTTCACCGGCCACTACCTCGCGCCGCTGCTGGAACGGGGCAGGGTGGCCGCGGAGTAA